TGCTTGATAAAGGCTAAAGCCAGTTGTGTAGGTGTTAAACCATGTTGTTCAGCCAGTTGAGCATATTGTTCCGTTGCCCATTCACTCTCAGGGTTGCTATAACGACTAAAGCGACTAAAAAGAGTCACTCGAGCATTCGCTGGGCGCGCACCATTGCGGAATTTTCCCGTGAGGTAACCAAAAGCGAGTGGGGAGTAGGCGAGTAAACCAATGCCTTCATATTTCGCAATTTCTGACATACCAATTTCATAAGTACGGTTCAATAGGTTATATGGATTTTGTACACTGACAAATTTAGACAGGCCAAGTTGTTCTGCAATCTGCAGAAACTTCATGGTGCCCCATGGCGTTTCATTAGATAAACCAATATAACGAATACGTCCTTTTTGAATCTCTACTTCTAGTGCTTGTAGTGTCTCTTGCAAAGAGGTCACGGTTTGCGTGTTATGAGCTTCACTGTTTTCATAGCCTAATTTGCCGAAAAAGTTGGTTGGACGTTGTGGCCAGTGTAGCTGATATAAATCGATATAATCGGTCTGTAAACGCTTTAGGTTGCCATCTAGAGCCGAAGAAATGTCACTTGCATTAAAACGAGTCTGTCCATCACGAATATGACTACCACCTTGTGACGGCCCCGCAATTTTAGAGGCTAAAAATAGTTTGTCTCGACCGCCGCGCTGGGCAATCCATTGACCAATAATGCTTTCGGTTGCACCTTGGGTTTCAGGTTTTGGAGGAACAGGATACATTTCCGCAGTGTCCCAAAAGTTAATGCCTTGCGCCAAAGCATAGTCAAGTTGCTCAAAGGCTTCAGCTTGGGTGTTTTGCTCACCAAAAGTCATGGTGCCGAGACAAATTTCAGGAACCAAAATGCCTGTATTGGCTAAAGGTTTAAATTGCATTCAACATTTCCTTTTATGGACTGCGTTTTTTCGGTGGAATTAGGTTACACAGTTATGCTTATTAGGTTAAATCACTATTTTTACAAAGTTTGTCATGATTTTGTCAAAGCAGAAGCAGATTTAAAGGCAAAAAAAAAGCAAATCCTAAGATTTGCTTTTGGCTGTATCAGCTATCAAGAAAAAAGCCTTATTCTTCGTCTTCATAGTCATCAGCATTCGCTTTTGACTCTTCTAAAGAGGCATCAAAAATTAAGATGGCTTTACCATCAGTTTCGATCATGCCTTGCTCTTCAAGTGTTTTTAAGACACGACCGACCATTTCACGTGAACAACCGACAATACGTCCAATTTCTTGACGGGTAATACGAATTTGACGTCCATTTGGCAAAATCATCGCTTCAGGTTGCGAAGATAAGTCGATTAGGCAACGTGCAATACGACCTGAAACATCGATAAATGCAAGGTCAGTCACTTTACGAGTGGTATTTTTTAGACGGCGTACAAGCTGTGCAAATACTGCATAGCTTAGGTCAGGGTATTGCTTGCTGAGTTCATGGAAGTTTTCATAAGTCACTTCAGCAATTTCGCAGACATCACGTGTACGCACTTCAGCTGTACGTTGTGAGTTTGCTTCGAATAGCCCCATTTCCCCAAAAAAATCACCCGCATTTAAATAAGCGACCACGATTTCACGTTCATCGTCTTCACGCAGAATAATGGAGACCGAACCTTTTAAAATCAAATATAAAGATTTAGATTCTGAGCCTGCATCTACGATGGTGGTACGCTTAGGATAACGATTAATATATGCGCGTTTTAATAATGCTTTGACTGACTCGGGGAGTTGACCTGGAGACAGCGCATCAGTGCTTAATTGTGAAAAGCTTGAAGTCATGCTAACGGTTCCGAAAATGGATAAAATATAGATCGCACAGACCTAGGGTGAACTTGTCACACAGTCAGAGCTGAAATTCCTTATCAACTCAATTTATGTTAGTGTACAGTCACTTCGTCAATCTATAGCTTTTTTTAGGTACTTGCAATGCAAACAACTGTTCATTGGTTAGAGAATGTTGCTTTCGAAGCAAAAACTCAAAGTGGTCACAGTGTTATCATGGATGGATCACCCGAATATGGTGGTGAAAACCGTGGTCCAAGACCAATGGAATTGCTCCTGACTGGGCTGGGTGGTTGCGCTTCTTTTGACATCGTAACCATACTAAAAAAATCACGCCAAGAAATTACCGATGTACGCTGTGAACTCAAGGCGGAGCGGGCAGATAGCATCCCAGCAGTGTTCACA
This DNA window, taken from Acinetobacter sp. WCHA55, encodes the following:
- a CDS encoding NADP(H)-dependent aldo-keto reductase, whose product is MQFKPLANTGILVPEICLGTMTFGEQNTQAEAFEQLDYALAQGINFWDTAEMYPVPPKPETQGATESIIGQWIAQRGGRDKLFLASKIAGPSQGGSHIRDGQTRFNASDISSALDGNLKRLQTDYIDLYQLHWPQRPTNFFGKLGYENSEAHNTQTVTSLQETLQALEVEIQKGRIRYIGLSNETPWGTMKFLQIAEQLGLSKFVSVQNPYNLLNRTYEIGMSEIAKYEGIGLLAYSPLAFGYLTGKFRNGARPANARVTLFSRFSRYSNPESEWATEQYAQLAEQHGLTPTQLALAFIKQQFFVTSTIIGATNLHQLKENIQAFEIDLSEEVLQGIQTIHQQQPNPAP
- the crp gene encoding cAMP-activated global transcriptional regulator CRP, whose protein sequence is MTSSFSQLSTDALSPGQLPESVKALLKRAYINRYPKRTTIVDAGSESKSLYLILKGSVSIILREDDEREIVVAYLNAGDFFGEMGLFEANSQRTAEVRTRDVCEIAEVTYENFHELSKQYPDLSYAVFAQLVRRLKNTTRKVTDLAFIDVSGRIARCLIDLSSQPEAMILPNGRQIRITRQEIGRIVGCSREMVGRVLKTLEEQGMIETDGKAILIFDASLEESKANADDYEDEE
- a CDS encoding OsmC family protein, producing the protein MQTTVHWLENVAFEAKTQSGHSVIMDGSPEYGGENRGPRPMELLLTGLGGCASFDIVTILKKSRQEITDVRCELKAERADSIPAVFTKIHLHFVITGHAVKEKQVAKAVELSAEKYCSASKMLMDGGVEITHDFEIIEAN